A single Ignavibacteriales bacterium DNA region contains:
- a CDS encoding peptidoglycan DD-metalloendopeptidase family protein, translating to MVFFFLILLLAGGSTSAQSVDAKKQELDSLRSLIKVTETELRQKQKQEKETLSTIELYTKQGYLLNKLVAELGGEIKNKTQAIELLSQQSVRIAARIDSLRDRYRSYVVTVYKGIPDNKWVYIFSSSSLTEAAYRYHVLRRVTRSGKLLLAGLEQEQKNLSSISSRLADEVKLKETFLTDRSNEEKELKEKIKERKTLLAKIKKDNAALKKDLETRKQNEKLIAQLIDKLIAAEAKRKREREEELARKKKEEELAAKKNTEKKPDTKPKETITQKPVPEEKPDYYNLPGNTEFTKLKGKMMWPVKQGTIIRKFGENRNEKLKTVTLNYGIDIQSRAAADVMSVHDGVVSVIDWLPGYGSVVIISHSQDYRTVYGHMNNISVKEGEKVKKGTVLGNVGESAEGYILHFQVWNDRSNQNPELWLAKR from the coding sequence ATGGTATTCTTCTTTCTCATTCTTCTGCTGGCGGGGGGAAGTACTTCTGCTCAGTCAGTTGATGCCAAAAAGCAGGAACTTGACTCTCTCCGGTCACTTATCAAAGTAACTGAGACGGAGCTCCGTCAGAAGCAGAAGCAGGAAAAAGAGACGCTCAGTACCATTGAACTCTATACAAAGCAAGGTTATTTGCTGAATAAACTGGTTGCTGAGCTCGGCGGGGAAATAAAGAATAAAACCCAGGCGATTGAACTCCTTTCGCAGCAAAGTGTAAGAATAGCTGCCCGGATTGACTCCCTCAGAGACCGTTACCGCAGCTATGTGGTCACAGTTTATAAAGGTATTCCGGATAACAAGTGGGTGTATATATTTTCATCCTCTTCCCTTACGGAGGCCGCATACCGTTACCATGTTCTTAGGCGGGTTACACGTTCAGGAAAACTGCTGCTCGCCGGGCTTGAGCAGGAGCAGAAAAATCTGAGTTCAATTTCCTCCCGTCTGGCTGATGAAGTGAAGCTGAAAGAGACTTTTCTCACTGACAGGAGCAATGAAGAGAAGGAGCTGAAAGAAAAAATAAAAGAACGGAAAACACTTCTCGCGAAGATAAAAAAGGATAATGCCGCCCTTAAGAAAGATCTTGAGACCAGGAAGCAGAATGAAAAACTGATTGCGCAGCTTATTGACAAACTGATCGCCGCGGAAGCAAAACGGAAAAGGGAGCGTGAAGAGGAACTTGCACGGAAAAAGAAGGAAGAAGAGTTAGCGGCTAAAAAGAATACTGAGAAAAAACCGGATACCAAACCAAAGGAAACCATTACCCAAAAGCCGGTTCCGGAAGAAAAACCTGACTATTACAATCTGCCGGGGAACACGGAATTCACAAAACTCAAAGGGAAGATGATGTGGCCGGTGAAGCAGGGGACAATTATCAGAAAGTTTGGCGAGAACAGAAACGAAAAGCTGAAAACCGTTACGCTTAATTATGGTATTGATATACAAAGCAGAGCCGCTGCCGATGTGATGTCAGTGCATGACGGAGTGGTTTCCGTGATTGACTGGCTTCCGGGTTACGGAAGCGTGGTTATCATCTCCCACTCGCAGGACTACCGCACGGTTTACGGGCATATGAATAATATAAGCGTAAAAGAAGGAGAGAAAGTAAAAAAGGGTACAGTTCTGGGCAACGTGGGAGAAAGCGCGGAGGGTTATATACTTCACTTTCAGGTGTGGAATGACCGCAGCAACCAGAATCCCGAGCTCTGGCTGGCAAAAAGGTAA
- a CDS encoding DUF3800 domain-containing protein: protein MYVDESGDTGISNSPTRYFVLTGLIIHELRWQALLDELIVFRRQLRNSTGLKLREEIHAAEMINSPGDLIRIPRNIRLDILKKCLDWIALQRDCNLISIIVDKQGKTTDIFEIAWTALTQRFENTIRSRNFPGPQNADDKGLLLPDRTDDKKLRQIIRKMRRYNPIPNTQSLYSGGTRNLTLKCIVEDPLFKDSADSLFSQMVDITSYFLKQLYDPNSYIKKKGAKNFFYRLEPVLCKYASRYNPFGIVEL, encoded by the coding sequence ATGTACGTCGATGAAAGTGGCGATACTGGCATCTCAAATAGTCCAACACGTTATTTTGTATTAACTGGCCTTATAATCCACGAACTTCGCTGGCAAGCACTACTTGATGAATTGATTGTTTTCAGGAGACAGTTAAGGAATAGTACTGGATTGAAATTGCGTGAAGAAATACATGCCGCTGAAATGATTAATTCTCCCGGGGACTTAATTAGAATTCCTCGTAATATCAGATTAGATATTCTTAAGAAATGCCTAGATTGGATTGCCCTGCAAAGAGACTGTAATTTAATAAGCATTATAGTGGACAAACAAGGCAAAACTACAGATATATTTGAGATTGCATGGACAGCGTTAACTCAAAGATTTGAGAATACTATACGTAGCAGAAATTTTCCTGGTCCTCAAAATGCTGATGACAAAGGACTGCTATTACCTGATCGAACAGATGACAAGAAATTGCGGCAAATTATTCGCAAAATGAGAAGATACAACCCCATTCCAAACACACAATCCCTCTATTCGGGTGGAACAAGAAATCTGACACTAAAATGCATTGTTGAAGATCCACTTTTCAAGGACTCCGCAGACTCTCTTTTCTCTCAAATGGTTGATATCACATCATATTTTTTAAAGCAACTTTACGATCCGAATAGCTACATAAAAAAGAAAGGAGCAAAGAATTTCTTTTACAGGTTGGAACCGGTTTTGTGCAAATATGCTTCCCGCTATAATCCATTTGGTATCGTTGAGCTTTAA
- a CDS encoding glycosyltransferase family 4 protein yields the protein MTSGKVTKVLHLQTSLNLTCGITRYLQSLHNNHVDEFHMTVLCYDGDAVENLRENGVDVKLFNSSLTWYYLLSNLLQIIRIVKNSNISIIHSHHRWLDVLGSISAKLCGISSIMTCHSIVSGKKFLSYRSDRIIAVSSAVYTNLTEYFGVNSSRIILLRNGIDPSVYKKDNLSYTGIKNNAIGFVGRLTRDKGFDIFLSIGERILEINSEIKLIIAGDGELKEAISSLSRRYPSQVIYKGVVKNIESVYSEISFLIMPSELDSFPYVVLEAGLFSLVVIASSTGGIPEIIEDGIDGRLIGTRTPDDFFKEVLYVLNNRAVAERWSVNLFKKVSQNFSFSSHARKLESIYKKLNVFK from the coding sequence ATGACTTCAGGTAAAGTAACCAAGGTTTTGCATTTGCAGACATCCTTGAATTTAACTTGCGGAATTACGCGTTATCTCCAAAGTTTGCACAATAATCACGTGGATGAATTTCATATGACTGTTCTCTGTTATGATGGTGATGCAGTTGAGAATCTGCGTGAAAACGGAGTTGATGTTAAGTTATTCAATTCCTCTTTAACCTGGTACTATCTTTTATCGAATCTTCTTCAAATTATTAGAATTGTTAAAAATTCGAACATTTCTATTATCCATAGTCATCATAGATGGCTTGATGTTCTTGGTTCAATTTCTGCGAAACTATGCGGTATTAGTTCTATTATGACCTGCCACAGTATAGTTTCAGGCAAGAAATTTCTGAGTTATAGGTCGGATAGAATTATTGCCGTAAGCTCTGCGGTTTATACCAACCTTACAGAATACTTTGGAGTTAATTCTTCACGAATTATATTGCTTCGGAATGGTATTGATCCCTCAGTTTATAAAAAGGATAATCTTTCTTATACGGGAATAAAGAATAACGCTATAGGATTTGTTGGACGATTAACCAGAGATAAAGGATTCGACATTTTTCTTTCTATCGGTGAAAGAATCTTAGAAATTAACTCCGAAATTAAATTAATTATTGCTGGTGATGGTGAACTCAAAGAAGCTATATCCAGTTTGTCAAGAAGGTATCCTTCGCAAGTTATTTACAAAGGGGTGGTTAAGAATATTGAGTCAGTATACAGTGAGATAAGTTTTTTGATCATGCCTTCTGAACTTGACTCATTTCCTTATGTAGTTTTGGAGGCTGGACTTTTCTCGCTGGTTGTGATCGCATCTTCGACAGGGGGGATACCTGAAATAATTGAAGATGGTATTGATGGCCGGTTAATAGGTACCCGAACTCCGGATGACTTCTTTAAGGAAGTGTTGTATGTGTTAAATAATCGTGCGGTTGCTGAAAGATGGTCTGTTAATCTATTTAAGAAAGTTTCGCAGAATTTTTCTTTCTCGTCCCATGCAAGAAAATTAGAATCTATTTATAAGAAGCTAAATGTTTTTAAATGA
- a CDS encoding tetratricopeptide repeat protein: MKIFPIIVLISAGLFLAGCSGGGTMEQHTSKPADTKKRDQKKALSYFLKGVALEQRGDLAAAILEYQEALEADEQAGIYYSIAKNYYLLSKLSFAKQNAMKALEIDSAVADYYFLLSDIYSSSRKHDSSAIVLENLLRRDSLQLNAYYKLARQYEQSRPKKAAEIYEALLRKTGKEWTVLLRLAELYEKTGDAEKTISSMEALLSIDRDNTQIVKLLADYYIRFNRSDDALRLAEEYLLSYPDDIGFQEIRGRVYIAQKDYRSAIAAYAEIIGNNTLPFGTRITIANDFYVAALRDSSLLEPVKKLFYQLDRDTTAWEVKMYLGAIAIEQRDDSSAIKYFGQVTKLDPSNKEAWIRLGGLLFDNRKYKEAAELLQSGIASFPEDFTINLILGLSYAQSDKDSTGLPYLEKAVKLNPMDVTALSAYGYSLSKLKRNEEAAEFIKAALNNDPDNLNLLGTLGLIYDALGNFTASDSAYGAVLKKDPDNALVNNNFAYALSKRNERLSEALEMVTKALETEPANSAYLDTKGWILYKMGDYKAAKGYIEKAIEIGGARPVIIDHLGDVLYRLGEKDAAVSEWKKAFEIDPTLQGLREKIERESLD, encoded by the coding sequence ATGAAAATCTTTCCAATTATTGTCCTGATTTCCGCCGGACTTTTCCTCGCTGGATGCTCCGGAGGGGGGACGATGGAACAACATACGTCCAAACCTGCTGATACCAAAAAGCGTGACCAGAAGAAAGCGCTCAGTTATTTCCTTAAGGGGGTTGCCCTTGAGCAGAGGGGGGATCTGGCTGCCGCAATCCTGGAATATCAGGAGGCGCTGGAAGCCGATGAGCAGGCGGGCATTTATTACTCAATAGCCAAAAACTATTACCTGCTCAGCAAGTTAAGTTTTGCCAAACAGAATGCCATGAAAGCGCTGGAGATTGACTCCGCGGTGGCGGACTATTACTTTCTGCTGAGTGATATATACAGCTCGTCACGGAAGCATGATTCTTCGGCCATAGTTCTGGAAAACTTGCTCCGGCGGGACTCCTTGCAGCTTAATGCTTATTATAAACTTGCCCGGCAGTATGAGCAGAGCCGCCCCAAAAAAGCAGCGGAAATTTATGAAGCGCTTTTAAGGAAGACCGGAAAAGAGTGGACGGTGCTGCTGCGGCTGGCCGAGCTCTATGAGAAAACCGGAGACGCGGAAAAAACCATCTCCTCAATGGAGGCATTGCTGAGCATTGACCGCGATAACACGCAGATTGTGAAGCTGCTGGCGGATTATTATATACGGTTTAACCGGAGCGATGACGCTCTGAGGCTGGCTGAGGAATATCTGCTCAGCTATCCCGATGATATCGGGTTTCAGGAAATACGGGGGAGGGTATATATAGCACAGAAGGATTACCGCTCCGCAATTGCGGCCTACGCGGAGATTATCGGTAATAACACGCTCCCTTTTGGCACGCGGATTACAATCGCGAATGATTTTTATGTTGCTGCTTTGCGGGATTCCTCGCTTCTTGAACCGGTAAAAAAACTGTTTTATCAGCTTGACCGTGATACAACTGCCTGGGAGGTTAAGATGTATCTGGGGGCAATTGCCATCGAACAGCGTGATGACAGTTCGGCCATTAAGTATTTTGGTCAGGTAACCAAACTTGATCCTTCCAATAAAGAGGCATGGATTCGCCTTGGAGGTCTGCTCTTTGATAACAGAAAGTATAAGGAAGCAGCAGAACTGCTTCAGAGCGGCATAGCATCTTTTCCTGAAGATTTTACCATCAATCTTATACTGGGGCTTTCTTACGCCCAAAGTGATAAGGACAGCACCGGGCTCCCTTATCTGGAAAAAGCGGTAAAACTGAACCCGATGGATGTGACTGCTTTGTCGGCTTACGGATATTCACTCAGCAAGCTGAAACGTAATGAAGAAGCGGCAGAGTTTATTAAAGCTGCACTGAATAATGATCCTGATAATCTGAATCTGCTTGGCACGCTCGGGCTTATTTATGATGCACTGGGGAATTTTACCGCATCAGACTCAGCATATGGCGCTGTGCTTAAAAAAGATCCGGATAACGCGCTGGTTAATAATAACTTTGCATATGCCCTTTCCAAGCGGAATGAACGGCTCTCCGAAGCACTTGAAATGGTGACCAAAGCTCTTGAAACTGAACCGGCCAACTCAGCGTATCTGGATACCAAAGGGTGGATATTATATAAAATGGGGGACTATAAAGCAGCAAAAGGATATATTGAAAAAGCCATTGAAATAGGAGGTGCGCGTCCGGTTATAATAGACCACCTCGGCGATGTACTTTACCGGCTGGGTGAAAAGGATGCCGCGGTTTCTGAGTGGAAAAAAGCATTTGAAATTGACCCCACACTTCAGGGTTTAAGAGAAAAAATAGAAAGAGAATCACTTGATTAA
- a CDS encoding oligosaccharide flippase family protein, protein MNKAFSDSFYVLLSNIIEKIVFFLLFAVMARGFEKEVYGFVVSAFALGNIASSFFDFGFVFYFQREAAAGSREFYSRLYSAVVFRLLAWMPFTLIVTGYGYSLNGSMISLLLITSSVFLFGVNNDLSAVLYGRKEYKKSVIFLAKARALLLIFFTGAYLFSADPDLLVSSFFVSGAAHFLLLASYVRAIRETPAKFSFGDAKTIILLALPMSLGFIANWVYDKIDVLVIGKLLDLESVAVYATAYSVYKLPQSLGNSIVNPLYSAFSSDFALHGRINFRKYKWQIYLLLIFSAVMAGAFFFLSELIITLIYSVKYISAGGILSILALGVPFLLLNNVTGIALNAMRKDLHVTSVVMLAGLLNIGLNLYFLPQWGIMAAVYATIFTEGMILLLQAVIIFTVLRKHP, encoded by the coding sequence ATGAACAAAGCTTTTTCTGATTCATTTTATGTACTGCTTTCGAATATCATTGAGAAGATAGTATTCTTCCTCCTGTTCGCTGTTATGGCCCGGGGTTTTGAAAAAGAAGTATATGGTTTTGTGGTCTCTGCTTTTGCTCTGGGGAATATAGCCAGTTCATTCTTTGACTTCGGATTTGTATTTTATTTTCAGCGTGAGGCGGCGGCCGGCAGCAGGGAGTTTTACAGCCGTCTTTACAGTGCAGTTGTGTTCCGTCTTCTTGCCTGGATGCCCTTTACCCTTATTGTAACAGGATACGGCTATTCATTAAACGGCAGCATGATATCACTTCTGCTGATAACCTCATCAGTTTTTCTCTTTGGAGTTAATAATGATCTGAGCGCGGTGCTTTACGGACGGAAGGAATATAAAAAATCAGTAATCTTTCTTGCCAAAGCCAGGGCTCTCCTGCTGATATTTTTTACCGGAGCATATCTCTTTTCTGCAGATCCTGATCTGCTTGTAAGCAGTTTTTTTGTTTCCGGTGCGGCACATTTTCTTCTCCTGGCATCGTATGTAAGAGCGATAAGAGAGACGCCGGCTAAATTTTCTTTTGGTGACGCCAAAACAATAATACTTCTTGCACTGCCGATGAGTCTGGGCTTTATTGCAAACTGGGTGTATGATAAAATTGACGTCCTGGTCATAGGAAAACTCCTTGATCTTGAAAGTGTGGCTGTATATGCCACGGCCTATTCGGTTTATAAGTTACCGCAGTCGCTCGGCAACAGTATCGTAAACCCGCTCTACTCCGCTTTTTCGTCCGATTTTGCTCTTCATGGAAGGATTAACTTCAGGAAGTATAAATGGCAGATTTATCTTTTGCTGATTTTCTCGGCGGTGATGGCGGGAGCATTTTTCTTTCTGAGTGAACTGATTATAACCTTAATATACTCTGTTAAATATATTTCCGCGGGCGGGATACTGAGTATACTGGCATTGGGAGTCCCTTTCTTGCTGCTGAACAATGTAACAGGAATAGCACTCAATGCTATGAGAAAGGATTTACATGTTACATCCGTGGTTATGCTTGCGGGGCTGCTTAATATCGGGTTGAATCTGTATTTTCTGCCTCAATGGGGTATTATGGCAGCGGTATATGCAACTATCTTTACTGAGGGGATGATTCTGCTATTACAGGCAGTGATTATCTTTACCGTACTCAGGAAACATCCATGA
- a CDS encoding glycosyltransferase: MPDKKLFILVNRLNITCGVSSHLFYFLQAMGDFAKDNIILITGGGNAVMKYEVLVRQVIVLPELQHETRSGAGFLKGIVRLRKFIKTYKPAIIHSHHFYSANMAAYASVGLGIYRIQTVHALIPPEGWLKHYNADTYIAVNEHILGGMMNSQINPSSVELIRCGYHFKRVTRRTSAEGLKVITASRLIRDKGIDVLIAAVRLLGKDADLFSFTVAGSGRDEKEFRKQAEGLPVTFIGEVSDLPGRLEEYDILVNPTRSKMEGFPTIIIQAAAQMLAVISTRFFGYQSRLNDDNSLLTDIDDAAGVASALMILHEDREYLQQKQHRIFEEFQKDFELSGTLEQTKKLYIKCGGITW; encoded by the coding sequence ATGCCGGATAAAAAATTATTCATTCTGGTGAACAGGTTAAATATAACCTGCGGGGTATCATCACATCTCTTTTATTTCCTTCAGGCAATGGGTGATTTTGCCAAAGATAATATCATCCTAATCACGGGGGGCGGGAATGCTGTGATGAAATATGAAGTTCTTGTCCGGCAGGTAATTGTATTGCCGGAACTACAGCATGAAACCAGAAGTGGTGCAGGGTTTTTAAAAGGAATTGTCAGACTACGAAAGTTCATCAAAACATATAAACCTGCAATTATTCACTCGCATCATTTTTATTCGGCAAATATGGCTGCGTATGCATCAGTTGGATTGGGTATTTATCGTATTCAGACGGTGCACGCTCTGATACCTCCGGAAGGATGGCTGAAGCATTATAATGCGGATACTTATATCGCCGTAAACGAGCATATCCTTGGGGGAATGATGAATTCACAAATTAATCCTTCTTCAGTAGAGTTAATAAGATGCGGTTATCATTTTAAGAGGGTAACCCGCAGAACTTCTGCGGAGGGACTTAAAGTAATAACTGCCTCACGCCTTATCCGGGATAAAGGAATTGATGTATTGATAGCTGCTGTGAGACTGCTTGGCAAAGACGCGGACCTGTTTTCGTTTACTGTTGCTGGTTCCGGCAGGGATGAAAAAGAATTCAGGAAACAGGCTGAGGGTTTGCCTGTTACGTTTATTGGTGAAGTATCAGATTTGCCCGGTAGACTGGAGGAGTATGATATTCTGGTAAATCCAACCCGTTCTAAGATGGAAGGCTTTCCCACAATAATCATTCAGGCAGCAGCGCAAATGCTGGCTGTTATTTCTACAAGATTTTTTGGTTACCAGAGCCGGCTGAATGACGACAATTCTCTGCTTACAGATATTGATGATGCTGCCGGGGTAGCTTCAGCTCTCATGATACTGCACGAAGACAGGGAATATCTTCAGCAGAAACAGCATCGGATCTTTGAAGAATTTCAAAAAGATTTTGAATTATCAGGTACTTTAGAACAGACGAAGAAGCTTTACATTAAATGCGGAGGCATTACATGGTAA
- a CDS encoding glycosyltransferase yields the protein MVTVLLPTYNAEKYIAQCIKSILNQTYRDFELLIIDSASDDNTVKIIKSFEDPRINLHQIERCPLGRSLNYGLKNAKFDLIARMDADDLMVPERLEVQLAYLKVHPEVDVLSCNSAYFYNSRILHLIKLPLKDKEIKELMLLHNPMCHPGIIFKRDFIRQHGGFSTDYQICQDYELWMRLKNFAKFSNVERILVFLRFNKLSLSRKSREITKSEVYKLHNDYSSHKNVEELSNSIKINLQGWRELFYGDRIQARKHFVTNLNSAKVCIAFLLTFLSQSKIDLLLERNLFARLKYVIHYFDPEMVGIRHTLKQLLK from the coding sequence ATGGTAACTGTTCTGTTGCCAACATATAATGCTGAAAAGTATATCGCGCAGTGTATAAAAAGCATACTTAATCAAACGTACCGGGATTTTGAATTACTCATTATTGACTCTGCCTCGGATGATAATACCGTAAAGATTATAAAATCCTTTGAAGATCCCCGGATTAATCTGCATCAGATTGAGCGCTGCCCGCTTGGAAGGTCGCTAAACTACGGACTTAAAAATGCAAAGTTCGACCTTATAGCAAGAATGGATGCAGATGACCTGATGGTACCAGAACGGCTTGAAGTACAGTTAGCCTATCTGAAAGTGCATCCTGAAGTTGATGTGCTGTCGTGCAACTCAGCATATTTTTATAATAGTCGGATTCTCCATTTAATAAAATTGCCACTAAAAGATAAAGAAATTAAGGAACTAATGCTACTCCACAATCCGATGTGTCACCCGGGAATTATTTTTAAGAGAGACTTTATTCGGCAACATGGTGGCTTTTCGACAGATTATCAGATTTGTCAGGACTATGAATTATGGATGCGATTGAAGAATTTTGCTAAATTCTCTAATGTGGAGAGAATTTTAGTTTTTTTAAGATTCAACAAATTGTCTCTTTCAAGAAAATCCAGGGAAATCACAAAATCTGAGGTCTATAAGTTGCATAATGATTATTCCTCACATAAGAACGTGGAAGAATTAAGCAATTCAATCAAGATTAATCTTCAAGGCTGGAGAGAATTGTTTTATGGTGACAGAATTCAAGCAAGAAAACACTTTGTCACCAACTTAAATTCAGCTAAAGTATGTATCGCTTTCCTTCTAACATTTCTCTCTCAGAGTAAGATTGATTTGCTGTTGGAGCGGAATTTATTTGCGCGCTTAAAGTATGTTATACATTATTTTGATCCCGAGATGGTAGGGATCCGTCACACTTTAAAGCAGCTTCTGAAATGA
- a CDS encoding WecB/TagA/CpsF family glycosyltransferase: protein MFLNDVLGFSVYGVDNRILMKTICNAIDTYEKTCITYVTAANCIIYKRDLSYSVALRKFSIIHPDGIGIYLAQRFLYPDERWNRMTGSDFYPILAEKAIEKQWSLFIFGDKKETLESIPKRYPKLKIAGMHSGFGFPDNLSEDISASKPDLVLVGLGVPMQEKWISDNWERLPSAVYLAVGDGLKVLSGTKRRGGKFIQKAGLEWVVRLLSEPFRLWKRYLIWMPVFIILVVLQKFQRKK from the coding sequence ATGTTTTTAAATGACGTTTTAGGATTTTCCGTATACGGGGTTGACAATAGAATATTGATGAAAACAATTTGTAATGCAATTGATACTTATGAGAAGACCTGTATTACATACGTAACCGCTGCCAACTGCATCATCTACAAAAGAGATTTAAGCTACAGTGTTGCCCTCAGGAAATTTTCGATAATCCACCCAGATGGAATAGGCATTTATCTGGCGCAGAGGTTTTTGTATCCTGATGAGAGATGGAACCGAATGACCGGTTCGGATTTTTACCCGATTTTGGCTGAAAAAGCCATTGAAAAGCAATGGTCTCTATTTATTTTTGGAGATAAAAAAGAGACATTAGAGAGTATTCCCAAAAGATATCCAAAATTAAAGATTGCCGGAATGCACTCCGGTTTCGGTTTTCCCGATAATCTTTCGGAGGATATTTCCGCCTCAAAACCGGATTTGGTACTGGTCGGACTGGGGGTGCCAATGCAGGAAAAGTGGATCTCAGATAATTGGGAGAGACTCCCCTCAGCTGTTTACTTAGCCGTAGGCGATGGACTCAAGGTACTTTCGGGTACGAAAAGAAGGGGAGGAAAATTTATCCAAAAAGCCGGTCTTGAATGGGTGGTTCGGCTTTTGTCAGAACCTTTCCGGCTCTGGAAGCGTTACCTGATATGGATGCCCGTTTTTATTATTTTGGTGGTATTGCAAAAATTTCAGAGGAAAAAGTGA
- a CDS encoding DUF4292 domain-containing protein has translation MIKKHIYTGALLLMLLGLQPGCVPSKPVDEVEILAADRLVVKLEANRRKIKSFEGNGTISVESPQFSNSASFRVIVAKPDSVFLAINGPFGIELATALITKKNFQFYNAMGNTLYRGETNNDILREIFRVNISFTDLMDALVGSVNLTERLYKTPDDYHYNQNQYEISYNDAESESRISYVVDMRDLGIREFVINSRDGNELLKGIYSSFKLFEQVPVPEKIRVINKKDRQEITIEYDEMKVNQPGAGIQFSYPEDADIVDL, from the coding sequence TTGATTAAGAAACATATATATACAGGAGCGCTGCTCCTGATGCTGCTTGGGCTTCAGCCGGGCTGCGTTCCCTCAAAACCTGTGGATGAGGTTGAAATCCTTGCTGCCGACCGTCTCGTGGTAAAACTGGAAGCAAACCGGAGAAAGATTAAATCATTCGAAGGAAACGGAACAATTTCGGTGGAGTCCCCTCAGTTCAGCAATAGTGCATCATTCCGTGTGATTGTCGCAAAGCCGGACTCTGTCTTCCTGGCGATAAATGGTCCTTTTGGCATTGAACTGGCCACAGCATTAATTACTAAAAAGAATTTTCAGTTTTATAACGCCATGGGTAACACGCTTTACCGCGGTGAGACAAATAATGATATACTCAGAGAGATTTTTCGTGTCAATATCAGTTTTACTGATCTGATGGATGCGCTTGTCGGCTCGGTCAATCTTACAGAGCGGTTATACAAAACTCCTGATGATTACCACTATAATCAGAATCAGTATGAAATTTCCTATAATGATGCTGAAAGTGAAAGCCGGATTTCATATGTAGTAGATATGAGAGATCTTGGAATACGCGAATTTGTTATCAATAGCAGAGACGGCAATGAACTCCTGAAAGGGATTTACAGCAGTTTTAAACTTTTCGAGCAGGTTCCTGTTCCTGAAAAGATCAGGGTGATAAATAAAAAAGACCGGCAGGAAATTACCATCGAATATGATGAGATGAAGGTTAACCAGCCCGGCGCGGGAATACAGTTCAGCTATCCGGAAGATGCTGATATAGTTGATCTGTGA
- a CDS encoding glycosyltransferase family 4 protein, producing the protein MRVVLTGIYNASDIRTGPEEVAVSVFREMQKMAETFFLTKFSMLKPHSFWQKLFGLKQEGNLYYCGFLRMPFLVKKLNPDIIHGINYHPFVGLFFLLFSGSKTRLCYTVHGVVAYENSRKKYLTAYFRFSRRVTEYLVFRYAKTVYLLTEYTKKQILDYYRKSEAEYIYTINGIDPETRNAGTPMRFQEKKMRIAAVAGLMDRIYGIEILFDALIGTGIEFELKIFGETEHLIVPAPLRGKVKIIAKVSHKDFIEELRSTDLYVCLSLFETFSISTAEAMACGCAVLVSDKAGISNYITHNENGLIASPENPSEIRKLILHYYENQEELMKIGAAARSLSEMFTWGKVVRDYISGYKMV; encoded by the coding sequence ATGAGAGTTGTCTTAACCGGAATATATAATGCATCTGATATCCGCACAGGACCTGAAGAGGTTGCTGTCTCCGTATTCCGCGAGATGCAGAAGATGGCAGAAACTTTCTTTTTAACAAAGTTTTCAATGCTCAAGCCCCATTCATTCTGGCAGAAATTGTTTGGACTTAAACAGGAGGGGAACCTTTATTACTGCGGATTTTTGCGGATGCCCTTTCTGGTGAAAAAGTTAAATCCGGATATCATTCATGGAATAAATTACCATCCGTTTGTGGGGTTGTTTTTCCTATTGTTTTCCGGAAGTAAAACCAGATTATGTTATACCGTTCATGGTGTGGTTGCCTATGAAAACAGCCGTAAGAAATATTTGACGGCATATTTCAGATTTTCACGGAGAGTTACTGAATACCTTGTTTTCAGATATGCCAAAACGGTATATCTGCTTACAGAATATACCAAGAAGCAAATTCTGGACTACTATCGGAAATCGGAAGCAGAGTATATTTATACCATTAACGGAATAGATCCTGAAACCAGGAACGCGGGTACCCCGATGAGATTCCAGGAAAAAAAAATGCGTATAGCTGCTGTGGCCGGACTAATGGACAGAATTTACGGAATTGAAATTTTGTTTGACGCCCTGATTGGGACAGGGATCGAATTTGAACTGAAAATCTTCGGAGAGACCGAGCACCTGATCGTTCCAGCACCGTTAAGGGGTAAAGTAAAAATAATTGCAAAAGTATCTCATAAGGATTTTATTGAAGAACTCAGATCAACAGATTTATATGTCTGCTTATCTTTGTTTGAAACGTTTTCGATTTCGACCGCGGAGGCAATGGCCTGCGGATGTGCTGTACTGGTATCAGACAAGGCGGGTATAAGTAATTACATAACGCATAATGAAAATGGTTTGATTGCTTCTCCGGAGAATCCTTCTGAAATTAGAAAACTGATACTGCATTATTACGAAAACCAGGAAGAACTCATGAAGATAGGAGCAGCTGCAAGGTCTCTGTCTGAAATGTTCACCTGGGGTAAAGTGGTTCGGGATTATATATCCGGATATAAAATGGTTTAA